AGAGGGCTTTCTCTGTCAGAACCTGCACAAGATCATACACTCCTTCCTCTCTGTTGACCTATAGCCAAGATAGCAGATTTTGGTACTTTTTTTGGTAAGCATCTCTTATCATCATTCCCTAACATTTCCTATAGCCATCACCCCATTTCACTCTTCATCATCTCATGCTTGGTTTATAATTTCCTAACAAATGTCTCTACACCTAACCCCATCCCAGCTCCAATCCATTTTGCACATTGCCAccagattatttttccttttgccaaaAATGCCCAGTAACTCCCAGAAAATGACAGGATCATATTTCAATCTTCAGCTTGGGGTTCAGGGTCCTCCCCAAACTTTTTTCGCCCTACATTTCCACCCTTATCTCCCATCACTTCTCTTCCCATACTTTCCATTCCAGGCAAACTGGTTACCTTCCTGTCACTGGAACAGATTTCCTACCTCCGCGTCTTTCTTCAAGCCATTTCCTCTCCTGGAATGCCCTTCTGTGTTTTCTCATGCTGTCTTTCAGGGCGTACCTTAAGTGTGCCCTTCCTCCTTGAAGCCACTTCCTCCATTCTAGCCACTTCTGCTTCATTTAAACAGATAGCATATATTTGACAATGAGCATATGCTCAGGTACTGTaatctttttctatttatgtacCTTATCTCTCCAGCTAGATTTTAAATTCAAGCAagagaacaattttttttgtcAGTTGAAACATACAGCTTTATTAATGATACACAAATGAAGTCTTTGGTGAATAAATTCAAGTCAAAACAGATGATAGAAGTGTAGGCTATTCATGATGGACAGGTTCACTGTCAATTCACATAGAGGAACcagtaaaaatatttccattcaaGCAGCACGATTAAAGTCACAAATGTGTTTTCAGTACAAGAGGACTATTTATTTGGTATTCATAAAATTGTTCAGCTTAAAGCTGGAGACTGTCACAGATAACATCACTCTGGATGATACATTATTCAAAACTGGCAGCTGAAAGGATCCCTTTACTATATAAGCAAGTGGAAAAGCAGTAACTTTCAATTTTCATTGCTTCCAGACTGCAAAACCAGACATTTCTTCAAGTCTCTGAGACACATAGCCAATCAGAATTTGTCCACTAGTTTTATAACTTTCACTTTCACCAAGAGGTCATGGTGATCTGCTAAGGCTCGAATTTTCTTAACGCACACTCCAGACGTAGTGCATAAGTAAAAAAGGGAGCCTTTATTGAACTCTCTGTAGTTGAATACTTCTGCTCTGAGATTGTCATAGATGATCTCAAATAGAGTCAGGGCATTAATAAGAATTTCTGATTCCACATAAGAATTGTAGAGGGAACTAAATGATGATGGCACTTGGGTACTGAGCAGTTTTTTTAACATATCTGGATTTTCAGCAAAATTCgaaagtattttcaaaatctCAACCTTGATTTTTCCACCTCCCTGAGACAACAAACGGAAAAAGTTTGCAATGGAATTGACAAGCAGGTGCTGGTAGTCATTAGTAATAGTCATGTTTGTTAAAAACTTTAGTCCAACTACCTGTACTGCTGAGTTCAGGTTAGAGGCCATGATGTCATCCATCACTTTATTCATGTATACCTGAAGCCGGCCCTGATTTTCATAATTCTCACTCAGGTTGTTCATGGCCATTAAGGCTTTTTCCTTAATGTGGGGATCAGTTTTGTTGATCATGTTTGCAATAATCGGGAGGCCTCCCAATTTGCGAATTGTGTCTTGGTTGCATGAATAATTGGCATTGTTGCTCAGAGTGAGCAAAGCTACCTGTTGGATGAAAGGATCATCTGATTTCTGAAGCAAAGCAAGGACTTTCCTGAGATCTCGGACACCCAGAATCTCATCAATTTCATAAGGAAAGGGGCGCTTCTGCATGGGAACGggtctcctccctctccctctctgctgggTCTCAGGCTCAGAGTCTGACTCCGATTCTGTGTCCGTCCACCCAGACTCTCCTTCTTCAGAATCAGGAACCTCTGCCAGGAAAGCCTGTCCTCCATTAGCGGAGGCTGCAGCAGCTGCCGCAGCCCCATCTCCAGGGCGGAAGCCCAGCCCCAATTCGTCTACTTCAaccttatttttcttgcctttgccCTTGCCTCCAGTCCGGGACTTGGTTCCACCCTTAGCTCCACCTTTGGGTACAGCTCCAGTAGCTGACCCGGCCTTAGGTATAGCCCCAGTATGAGCCCCAGGGGTTGTTTTCTTGGCGGCTGCTGCTGTTCTAGAGGACCCTGATGTCCCAGGAGACTCTGCAGCCCCAGTAGGGGCTGCTGCCCCAGAAGGCACTGCAGCCCCAGAAGGTGCTGCTGCCCCAGAAGTAGCTGTTGCCCCAGAAAGTGCTGCTACCTCAGTAGGTGTTGCTGGTATGGGAGCCTCCACCGCCTCGGTAGGTGGTGCTGCCTCAGTAGGAGCTGGTGCCCCAGGAGCCTCTGCTGTGCCAGGGGCTTCTGCTAATTTAGGAGCCCCTGTCATTGTGGAGGtctctgcagccacaggagccTCTGCCTCCCAGGGAGGTGGTGCCACTGCAGAAGCCACTGTGGCTTCTGATTCAGCATTAGGCTCAACCCCGGCCCCTTCTGCCTCCTGGGCCTGACTTCCTGCCCCATTCTGAGCCTCGGCACTAGATGCAGCTGGGGCCACTGCTTCAGCTCCAGCCATGTCCAGAGCAGAGGTTTCATCCTGGACCCTGACCTCTGCCTCAGTGCGGACTGGGGTTGGAGGACCAAATCCTGGCCCAAGGTCAATTGTGAATCCAGCCCTTAGTCCAGCTCTAGCCCGGGCTCCAGTCCCGGCCACAGCCCTGGTCTTGGGCTTGGCCAGTCTCTTCTTCATCTGGTTTCTTCCCCTGGCATATTTGTAGACACAGTACCAGGCACTGGCCCCAATCACTATCCCAGCGGCTACACAGCCAGCATCCCGAACACGGCTCATGACGCAGCTGGAGTGATTCCCTGATCCAGGGTGTGGAGCTGGTGTGCCCAAGTGGGGTGCGTGCACGACAAGGTAAGGTGCTTCAGTTCAGGCTCGAAAGTTCTGCTGAGGTTGCAAGCCAAGCAGGGCCTGGGGTAAAGGATAAAAATGAGGCTTAGGGCTCTGGCTCACTTCATGCTTAACCAGGCCTACTTAAAGGAGAGTTTGGAGACATAATGCTTGGTGGGTGGACTAGTACCCAGATACGAGTGTCCAGGCCTCTGTGTGCTGATTCAGGACCCTGGTTGTCTGatgttttctacatctttatCCCTAGCCCTCACTGCCCAATGTAAACACATCTAATTTCCCAGCACCTAAATGGAGGATGAGAGGCCATATAGACTTCAGAAAAGCTGGTGGAGAGCCAGAAAGAACCCCAGATTCTTCTCTGattccctcaccctcaccccaaaGGTCCCCAGATGATTCTCATACACGTACCAACCTGCTGGGAGCAGAAGCAATTTGCTCTTTTCCACCAGGCTTGTAGCTGTGCAGGGCCCAAAAGGCAGACAGACCTGTGCAGAGATCCCAGAAAGGGGGTTTCACGGGCCTTTGGTAGATagattctcttcttttcttgatttGAACACTTGTGGGCAAGTTTCCCCCTCTCAGGGCTCCTCACTCCCTCCATATCCCTTCCTCCTCAAACCCTTATTTAAGAAGGCAAATGCCACACCCCTTTCGCTGCACCGAAAAGGACAGGCCCAGGGCAAGGGTTTCTTgtaaagaggaagaagatgggggaaggggagcccCCGGCTCCAATTTCTGCTCTGGTTTCTGCCACACCATACCAGGGGTTCCCAGACAGTTCCCAGCCCCCACACTGACCTCCAGTGATTCAGGgctgtttctcctttcttcagTTCAGTTAGAGCTCCATCCTAAGGACAGACTGAAGGGCAGAAATACAGATAGCAAGACGTTGGAGACTGAGAGCCTGACGGATGGAACGGACTGAAGACCAAAGTCCCCAATTGCCTTTCAGCATTCACATACCAGAATGACAAAGGGTTCCACCTCTCAATTCTTGCAACTCTTCTCACCCCTCCCCTCGCACCCCAACCCCCGCCCCTGCGCAGACTCCCCAGGCAGTCAACCTCTCCTTCCCTTTGCCCCGCCCCCCCGTCCGCCATTTCTCCCGGACAGACGGCCACACCCCTTCTCCTGCACCGAAGCGGGAGGGGGCGGAGCGAGGGTGCACAGAAGGCTGGACGGGACGCGGGACTGGGGATTACGGCCAATCTAGCGTCTCCTTCTTATGACCACCAGTCCTTaggtccccagcccccaggcctagCATCAGCCTGCACAACGGGTCCCCAAGTGTCTGCCCTTTCGGTTTGAGGGTCATGATTTTCCACTGTTTCTCTGCTCTGGATTCCACCTCCCACACCCCATCGCAATCTCCTGTTAACCGCCATTTCTCCCGCCAGGGTACCCGAACTCCTTTTTCAGGACTGAAGAAACAGGGGTGAACGGCTGTATGCGCCGGAGGTGTCTGGAAAGCAGCCTAGGACTTAGCAGGGCGGTTTAATACCAGATTCTCTCAGGGCCTCCCCGCTTGTAAAGCCCAGAGCCAGACCGTCACCTCCCCTACAAAGACTGTCACACCCATTTCCCAGCACCCCCAAAAGACGTGGGGTCGGccgggggagaggggagggtgcGGGGGCGGTGGTCGGGAGAGGTATCTGCAAAGTGAGAGTGGGAGTGAATAAGCCGGATTGTTTACTAATTGCGTGCCCCTCGGATCACCCTTTCCCCAACCTCCCCACTGGCCTTATATGCGCTGCCACgtttatttctcttccctcctcctttcaaAACAGGACGGGATGTGGGGTGCGGGGCCTGAgtgtcaaaaacaaaaccaaaaaaacactgGCTGGGAGGGGAAGTAAGCGGATTCTCCACAAGTATATCAGCGTCTTTacgttcccccctccccctcttcccgcCGCCCACCAAAATGAGCTGCGACTGAGCGCGGGGGTCTGGAGAGCCGGCCAGGGGCGGGCGAGGTGGAGACACCCGCGGCCTCAGACTCCCTCATCTCTGGGCTACCCCTATTCAGGGGTGCCAGGCCATGCCCACTCTCACACCCACCTGCCCGATCTGGGGgaattttctcctcctcctcctcgcctgGGTTAAACGCACGGCAGTGCGCAGCGCAATAGAGTTGGTACCCAGAGGAGGACGGAGGACGGCGGTCAGGGCTTTAAGTACCTTTGCCAACGTCAGCTCCTGGTCACGTGAGGGCTGCATCGCCAGTAAGCTTGGGTCCCCAATTTCCACTCCCACCAAGAGCAGGAGCCCCCTCCTTTACCCCCACTAGCACCTCACCCCACCACATCAGGTCCTGTCACTCATTTTTTTGTCCTTGTAGTCCTAGAGGCCACAAGTAGCCCCTTCTCCTTGtgttagaatttgcctttctctggTTACCGGGGAGGGGATGCATCTTCTTGGAGGGCTATTGacaatttttgcttttcttgttggGGAATCGTCTCATCCTTTCTTGGGCAACTGGATACTCTCCCCTCGCTCCACCTCCAATCCCCCATCCACTAGTGCCCACCATTTACCTTGCAGTTGGGCCCCTGCTCCAGTATAGGTAAGGGGTAGGAATGGTAGTGGGGTCTTTACTTCTGTAATAcgtctctgttttgtttttgaagctATCACCACTCTTATTATTATAgtaagaaaatacaacaaaacaagAGTTCAGTGTGGGAagcagcaacaaaagaaaaagagtaggCATGTTTTAGAAAAAAGATTTCCCACTAATATTGGAAGACAccattaattttagttaatttttaccACATAGAAAATTCTATTGGCCACATAGGAAATAGTTTTCAAAACATGCTAAGGTATTTGAATatctaaaaatggaatttttctcaACAAGATAAGCATGTTTCCATACGATCTGTAAATTGATCCATGGAGAGATGTTCAGTTGTCTGATCTTATTTATTTTGGACAAATAATATCctactttttctccttctgggaaagcttttaagttgGGTAAATAAATGATCCTGTCTTGTTCTGTTAgagaaacacatttatttaatgttcCCAAACCATTGCTGACTGCTGTGTGAACCTCTTGTAATTTGATGGCTGTAACCATGACAGTTTTGAACACCTGTCCCTGGATTAGGTTCCAGTTTTATGATTCAGCTCTGGGCAAAAGGAAGAACTATTAGACGAAGGAAATGATGGATATGAGGGATGCAGAGATGGTCAAATCCTTCCAGTCCTCtcaagaggggagggaggaaggtgctTGCCCTCCCACCTCTCCTATATTCCAGAGCCTCTCATCCCCTGCGTTCCGGCACCTGACTCTGTTGTTCATCCTAAAAGTATACATGGACAGGTGACCAGGGTGGTAAATGCCATCTTTACTCAGATGACCAATTTGAATAAATGCCTTTGGcttcttccctcactccctccctcaaATTCCCACAGTGGTAACTTAGGGATGCAGAGAAGGGATTGCTGTTCCCACCTACCCCTGCAGCTGCAGGTTTCCACAAAGATTGCTGGGGGAAGCACCCAGGCCTGCTTGCCCTGCTCTGCCCTTATTCATGGTGTGGCCGAGTTAACCTTGTTCCTGATGCTGTTTGCTGCTACCACCTGGCCTGCAGCCTGTTGACCTCTCACCTCTGGCCTCCTCACCTCAGGGCACCCAGGGAGAACCCAGCCTTGCTGCAGGGTCACTGCCCACAGCCCACACCCACTTTGATACTTCCTCAGCCAAATGTATACCTGGGCCCCAGGATCTCTCCCCACTGACCATACTGATTAACCTAGAGTAGGCGTTCTCAACTGGCTACCTCTGTGTTCTACGTGAAATTGTATGCAAGGTTTTGTTTCTGAGTGTATGTGTGATTAAGTGCATTTTTTGGGGGAAAGGGGAACAAAGGTCATTGACCTCATCAGTTTCTCAAGGGGTCTCAGATCCCTGCCCTAGATATTAAGTACCAATACAATGGCCTAGAGAGTCTGTGTTATATAAAATAGTCCAGAATAGAAAtatcttgggttttttttggtaatgaaagttatatatatattagtggttaaaaatattcaaaacaataagaaaatgtataaagtatGCATGGAAAGAGCTCCGTGATATCTTTTCCATTGCTAGTCACTGCTAAACatttccaactttctttttatGCACATATTAGTAAGTGCATTTGTGGTTATTAATCAAGTTCTGAATtgaacaacaataaacaaataataagcaTTTAGAATTTGTATTGTAATTGCAGTAAATCTGCAGATTAATTTGAGGAACATTAGCATCTTAAAATTGAGACTTCCCCTCCAGGAAtatgatatatttccattttgctcagatctatttttatgtttgttaatcAAATTTTGTAAGTTTCTTCAGCTAAGTAATTCCTATTACTTGTTAGGTTTTTCCTAGGTATTAGTAGTTTATGTTGCTGAAATGCTATTCCTTTCTCCAATTGTAATTTCTTATAGGTGATTTTCTGCTTGAGGAAAGTGTTctactattatatatttattttgtatccgcCAATTTCTGTGATCTGTCTGATTAATTTCAATTGTTTTCAAGTGATACTTTTGGTTTTTCCAGGTATGTATACATAACCATCTTCAAATGACgattttttacatttcttcctttccaatatttataacttttttccctttttttttctgcatgtgttATATTGACCAGAACTATGTTGAGCAGTGGTGGTGCTTGAGAACCTCTTGATCTTGTTCTTGAAGAAAATGGGAATACCTCTTATGAAATTTCATCATTTAGTGTAACTTTTGCTGTTTCTgatatattttatctgtttttcaaggttacttttatttatgtttaccaGTACTGCACAAAAAgtagtagaaggaaataatatcAGTGAGTAGAGGTAAGTCACAAGTTCTGTGGTCTTGGTAGCCCACAAAGAGTGAGGAATCTGCTAGGTCAAAAGAGCCTCTGATATAGTCTTCATAAGACTAAGGctattttctt
This window of the Physeter macrocephalus isolate SW-GA chromosome 21, ASM283717v5, whole genome shotgun sequence genome carries:
- the ARMCX2 gene encoding armadillo repeat-containing X-linked protein 2 codes for the protein MSRVRDAGCVAAGIVIGASAWYCVYKYARGRNQMKKRLAKPKTRAVAGTGARARAGLRAGFTIDLGPGFGPPTPVRTEAEVRVQDETSALDMAGAEAVAPAASSAEAQNGAGSQAQEAEGAGVEPNAESEATVASAVAPPPWEAEAPVAAETSTMTGAPKLAEAPGTAEAPGAPAPTEAAPPTEAVEAPIPATPTEVAALSGATATSGAAAPSGAAVPSGAAAPTGAAESPGTSGSSRTAAAAKKTTPGAHTGAIPKAGSATGAVPKGGAKGGTKSRTGGKGKGKKNKVEVDELGLGFRPGDGAAAAAAASANGGQAFLAEVPDSEEGESGWTDTESESDSEPETQQRGRGRRPVPMQKRPFPYEIDEILGVRDLRKVLALLQKSDDPFIQQVALLTLSNNANYSCNQDTIRKLGGLPIIANMINKTDPHIKEKALMAMNNLSENYENQGRLQVYMNKVMDDIMASNLNSAVQVVGLKFLTNMTITNDYQHLLVNSIANFFRLLSQGGGKIKVEILKILSNFAENPDMLKKLLSTQVPSSFSSLYNSYVESEILINALTLFEIIYDNLRAEVFNYREFNKGSLFYLCTTSGVCVKKIRALADHHDLLVKVKVIKLVDKF